A genomic region of Catalinimonas niigatensis contains the following coding sequences:
- a CDS encoding SnoaL-like domain-containing protein, with product MSYLQKTKDLHAMLDQGKDLEALDIFFHPDMKAIEKPSGTVRNGVAAQKEAVNQWLEMVQEFHGGGTIAITASEEDRISMTESWMEISFKGAPSPTKMEEITVYHWEGEKIKEMTFYYHDVMLATQQITPAQ from the coding sequence ATGAGTTATTTACAAAAAACTAAAGACTTACATGCCATGCTGGATCAGGGAAAAGATCTGGAAGCTCTGGACATTTTTTTTCATCCTGATATGAAGGCTATTGAAAAACCGAGTGGAACTGTAAGAAATGGAGTAGCAGCACAGAAAGAAGCAGTCAACCAGTGGCTGGAGATGGTGCAGGAGTTTCATGGGGGAGGCACAATAGCTATCACAGCCAGTGAAGAAGACAGAATAAGTATGACTGAAAGCTGGATGGAAATAAGTTTTAAAGGTGCTCCTAGCCCAACAAAAATGGAAGAAATTACTGTATATCATTGGGAGGGAGAAAAAATTAAAGAAATGACATTCTACTATCATGATGTTATGCTGGCAACTCAGCAAATAACTCCTGCTCAATAA
- a CDS encoding nuclear transport factor 2 family protein: MSIKEIIETYLRGLEEFDVSAISTLFSKSAVVHSPWYGKMAARVILQETFFRYQKSVITLLHIFQEVDKRHMAAAHFRYDWRVRDSSMQSFECVDVFYFDAHYNIREMHISYNT, translated from the coding sequence ATGAGCATAAAAGAGATTATTGAAACCTATCTCAGAGGTTTGGAAGAATTTGACGTCTCAGCGATTTCTACATTGTTCAGCAAGAGTGCCGTGGTGCACTCTCCTTGGTATGGGAAAATGGCTGCCAGGGTTATTTTACAAGAAACTTTTTTCAGATACCAGAAGTCTGTCATCACTCTGCTGCATATTTTCCAGGAAGTAGATAAGCGCCACATGGCTGCGGCTCACTTTCGTTATGACTGGAGGGTGCGGGATAGCAGTATGCAAAGCTTTGAATGTGTAGATGTATTTTATTTTGATGCGCATTACAACATCAGAGAAATGCATATCAGCTATAATACTTAG
- a CDS encoding M61 family metallopeptidase, whose protein sequence is MRASLLAGLFVLSCFHLHVFAQSYNAYEISFPNAVHHEAEVSATFSNLSEGMLTLRMSRTSPGRYALHEFAKNVYNLKAVDSQGNALEISRPNPHQWNVSGHDGTVKVSYTLFANRADGTYAQVDETHAHLNIPATFIYAPALAQRPVQVKFNVRQDLNWKVATQLKDLGNNLYYAPDLHYFMDSPTEISNYQLREFQEESGGKTYNMRFVLHHQGTESELDEYFEKVKKIVRQEKAVFGALPDFDYGEYTFLACYMPNVSGDGMEHRNSTVLTDTEGLAQGGMDNNIGTVSHEFFHAWNVERIRPLALEPFDYEEANMSGELWFAEGFTSYYTTLILCRAGIISPEKYINSLAGGLNYVRNSPALQYFNPIEMSYQAPFVDAARSVDPVNRENTFISYYTYGSVLGLALDLSLRNREGDLSLDGFMQQMWEKYGEPEQPYTVRDIQSTLAEYAGENFSDTFFEKHIYNSQMPDYKNLLASVGVNFEQAQAEQAYFGAYVQMQEGKGVIVSNPQEGSPAYEAGLNSGDVLLSIGDTEFDTVEDFNTFIAGLKPGTTVDVVFERYGQSEKTELALAANPAYSTYLLEQLNQKPGQLSIQRRKNWLEPK, encoded by the coding sequence ATGAGAGCTTCCTTACTTGCCGGTCTGTTTGTTTTATCGTGCTTTCACCTCCATGTTTTTGCCCAAAGCTATAATGCTTACGAAATCTCATTTCCCAATGCGGTGCATCATGAGGCGGAAGTAAGTGCTACTTTCAGCAATCTTTCGGAAGGTATGCTCACACTTAGGATGAGCCGTACTTCTCCCGGACGTTATGCATTGCATGAGTTTGCCAAAAATGTATATAACCTTAAAGCCGTAGACAGCCAGGGAAATGCGTTGGAAATAAGCCGACCCAATCCCCATCAGTGGAACGTCTCCGGACATGATGGTACAGTGAAGGTAAGCTATACTTTGTTTGCCAACCGGGCTGATGGCACCTATGCGCAGGTAGATGAAACGCATGCTCACCTGAACATTCCCGCTACTTTTATCTATGCGCCTGCCCTGGCGCAAAGGCCGGTGCAGGTGAAATTCAATGTGCGGCAAGACCTGAACTGGAAAGTGGCCACACAGCTCAAAGATTTAGGGAACAATCTTTACTACGCTCCTGATCTGCACTATTTTATGGACAGCCCTACGGAGATCAGCAATTATCAGCTCAGGGAGTTTCAGGAGGAATCTGGTGGAAAAACCTATAACATGCGTTTTGTACTGCACCATCAGGGTACGGAGAGTGAGTTAGATGAATATTTTGAGAAGGTGAAAAAGATTGTACGCCAGGAAAAAGCAGTATTCGGTGCGTTGCCTGACTTTGACTATGGTGAGTATACGTTTCTGGCCTGTTATATGCCCAATGTTTCCGGCGACGGCATGGAACACCGCAATTCTACTGTGCTTACCGATACCGAAGGCCTGGCACAGGGAGGCATGGATAATAACATTGGCACAGTATCTCACGAATTTTTTCATGCCTGGAATGTGGAACGCATACGCCCCCTGGCGCTGGAGCCTTTTGACTATGAGGAAGCCAATATGTCGGGAGAACTGTGGTTTGCTGAAGGCTTTACCAGTTATTACACTACACTTATTCTTTGCCGGGCAGGCATTATCAGTCCTGAGAAATACATCAACAGCCTGGCCGGAGGGCTGAATTATGTCAGGAACTCACCGGCATTGCAGTATTTCAACCCTATAGAAATGAGCTATCAGGCTCCTTTTGTGGATGCTGCCCGTTCAGTTGATCCGGTCAACCGGGAGAATACTTTTATCTCTTACTATACCTACGGCAGTGTACTGGGTTTAGCACTTGATCTCTCGTTAAGAAACAGAGAAGGCGATCTCAGCCTGGATGGCTTTATGCAGCAAATGTGGGAAAAATACGGAGAACCAGAGCAGCCTTATACGGTTAGAGACATACAAAGTACTTTAGCGGAATATGCAGGGGAAAATTTTAGTGATACTTTCTTTGAGAAGCATATTTACAATAGCCAGATGCCTGATTACAAAAATCTACTGGCCAGCGTAGGGGTTAATTTTGAGCAGGCTCAGGCTGAGCAGGCCTATTTTGGTGCTTATGTACAAATGCAGGAAGGAAAAGGAGTGATCGTCAGCAATCCTCAGGAAGGAAGCCCCGCCTATGAGGCCGGATTGAACAGTGGCGATGTACTGCTTTCTATAGGCGACACTGAGTTTGATACAGTGGAAGATTTCAATACGTTCATTGCCGGATTGAAGCCAGGCACTACGGTAGATGTCGTATTTGAAAGGTACGGTCAAAGCGAAAAAACTGAATTAGCGCTTGCAGCAAATCCTGCCTACAGTACTTATCTTTTAGAGCAGCTCAACCAAAAGCCGGGTCAGCTTAGTATACAAAGAAGAAAAAATTGGCTGGAACCCAAATAA
- a CDS encoding Crp/Fnr family transcriptional regulator has protein sequence MGEELKAYLDRLLPYEEASWLAMQSILKPKRLARHEHFLVQGQVCRQLGFIAKGYVRLYYLVGDAEITKDFNFEDEFCGSYASFISESPALFNVIAMEPVHLYTIPRDKLMVLYENHCCWQKLGRISMEKMFVRKEQREASFLLDSPEERYQKLLKEAPHWVQRIPLKYLASYLGMAPETLSRIRKKR, from the coding sequence ATGGGAGAAGAACTAAAGGCATATCTGGATAGGCTGTTGCCCTATGAGGAAGCAAGCTGGCTGGCCATGCAAAGCATACTTAAACCCAAACGGCTTGCCCGACACGAACACTTTCTGGTTCAGGGGCAGGTTTGCCGTCAGTTGGGATTCATAGCAAAAGGCTACGTTCGCCTTTATTATTTGGTGGGAGACGCAGAGATTACCAAAGATTTTAATTTTGAAGATGAGTTTTGTGGTTCTTATGCCAGCTTTATCTCTGAGAGCCCTGCCCTGTTCAATGTCATAGCTATGGAACCTGTGCACTTGTATACCATCCCCAGGGATAAACTGATGGTACTCTACGAAAATCATTGCTGCTGGCAGAAATTAGGTAGAATTAGTATGGAAAAAATGTTCGTCAGGAAAGAACAGCGGGAAGCATCTTTCCTACTGGATTCTCCCGAAGAGCGTTACCAAAAACTGTTAAAGGAGGCTCCTCACTGGGTGCAGCGTATTCCTTTGAAATATCTGGCTTCTTATTTAGGCATGGCACCTGAAACCTTGAGCAGAATCCGAAAGAAACGCTAA
- a CDS encoding DUF922 domain-containing protein, with protein MKMQRGIIIFATLFMFAACSPKLRSVINNPQEPLGTHEMVLVLGIQDPFENDGIDIGVLISSDNGFSTNCSYYEVIEHLKNLARENGANIVKITEHAVPDRLSSCDRISANIYKVPNFRKHEKEVEWNEKRKLTWEDFKGKQKIVSNNGVGAQSYCGFGFQSNYVTAFSKTKIFVRTTFDCDLSWVREDQINNAELLNHEQFHFNLSELYARQLRKRFAEVEINAFNLNVQANTIFKQVYTEYLERQEAYDYETNHGLDQEKQNEWQFTIENELAALSLYTE; from the coding sequence ATGAAAATGCAAAGAGGAATCATTATTTTTGCAACCCTGTTCATGTTTGCTGCATGTTCACCCAAGCTAAGGTCAGTCATTAACAATCCTCAGGAACCTCTAGGCACTCATGAAATGGTTCTTGTACTGGGCATACAGGATCCATTTGAAAATGATGGAATTGATATTGGTGTTCTTATATCATCAGATAATGGATTCTCAACAAATTGTTCATATTATGAGGTCATAGAACACCTAAAAAATTTAGCTAGAGAGAATGGTGCAAACATCGTAAAGATTACTGAACATGCAGTTCCAGATAGGTTAAGCAGTTGTGACCGTATCTCTGCAAATATTTATAAAGTCCCGAATTTCAGAAAACATGAAAAAGAAGTTGAGTGGAACGAAAAAAGAAAACTTACTTGGGAGGATTTTAAGGGTAAACAAAAAATTGTTTCTAACAATGGAGTTGGTGCTCAATCTTATTGCGGTTTTGGGTTTCAGTCAAACTATGTAACAGCCTTCTCTAAAACCAAAATCTTTGTCAGGACCACCTTTGATTGCGACTTATCTTGGGTGCGGGAGGATCAAATCAATAATGCTGAGCTACTGAATCACGAACAGTTTCATTTTAATTTAAGTGAGCTGTATGCTAGACAATTGAGAAAAAGATTTGCTGAGGTTGAGATCAATGCCTTTAATCTGAATGTACAGGCCAACACTATCTTCAAACAGGTATATACCGAGTATCTCGAGAGGCAGGAGGCCTATGATTATGAAACCAATCATGGCTTGGATCAGGAAAAACAGAATGAATGGCAATTCACTATAGAAAATGAACTAGCAGCACTTTCCTTGTATACAGAATGA
- a CDS encoding outer membrane protein assembly factor BamB family protein, translated as MTLCDSSLPKLALFFLLYLTACQSEKQHEDPVADENWPVYRGTKAANQFSSLDQINTSNVSTLVPAWTYHTGDADERSTIQCNPLVIDGVMYITSPKLAVLALNAQNGEEIWKYEPESENTIAGVNRGVTYWSDGQEERIIFTAGYDMMALNASDGKVIQSFGKEGKVDLREGLIYPVEKLSLSSTSPGIMYQDLIIMGSSTGEGYNASPGFVRAYDVRTGERVWTFHTIPQEGEAGYDTWDWEEKGWYGGVNVWNGFSLDEERGWVFLATGSPSYDFYGANRKGENLYGNSVIAVEAATGKYVWHYQVVHHDLLDYDLPCAPSLVTITLDDQEVEAVVQPTKMGYLVVLDRETGKPLFEMEEQPVPASDIPGEEAWPTQPYPKTGFYTRQNLTKDDLRTFSTGTNEDPEEEYAKYRYEGRFTPPSIEGSLAMPSTLGGGLWGGASVDPRTQTLYINANEMASINKVRPVTVHEEVGVMDDQTDAEPDVALGQTLYELNCSACHGVDRKGIPPAFPSLMEVGDRHATDKIAGIIRNGNGAMPAFSQFSDRELSSMVMFLEQGEDVIQSTRLSSTENKGQRYVIAGYGKFLDKKGYPFTAPPWGSLNAIDLHTGELKWRVPLGEVEELTQQGIPITGTRNFGGCISTSGGLVFVAASTDEKIRAFDAESGEELWEAELPAGGYAVPATYMVDGRQYVVIAAGGGGRGGTPTADAYVAFALPEE; from the coding sequence ATGACTTTATGTGATTCCAGCTTACCAAAGCTTGCTCTTTTCTTTTTACTTTACCTTACTGCCTGCCAGTCCGAAAAGCAACATGAGGATCCTGTAGCCGATGAAAACTGGCCGGTATATCGGGGGACCAAAGCAGCCAATCAATTTTCTTCTTTAGATCAGATCAATACTTCCAATGTCAGTACGCTGGTGCCTGCCTGGACCTACCATACCGGCGACGCTGACGAGCGTTCTACCATACAATGTAATCCTCTAGTCATAGATGGTGTCATGTACATCACTTCGCCCAAGCTTGCCGTACTCGCCCTGAATGCACAGAATGGAGAAGAAATCTGGAAGTATGAGCCTGAATCAGAAAATACCATTGCCGGAGTCAACCGGGGAGTTACCTATTGGAGTGATGGCCAGGAAGAACGGATTATCTTTACAGCAGGCTATGATATGATGGCACTGAATGCAAGTGACGGTAAAGTGATTCAGAGCTTTGGAAAGGAGGGAAAAGTAGATTTGAGAGAGGGGCTGATCTATCCCGTTGAAAAGCTGAGCCTTTCTTCTACCTCTCCCGGCATCATGTACCAGGACCTGATCATCATGGGATCATCTACCGGCGAGGGCTACAATGCTTCTCCCGGTTTTGTAAGGGCTTATGATGTACGTACCGGTGAACGGGTCTGGACCTTCCATACCATTCCGCAAGAGGGAGAAGCAGGCTATGATACCTGGGATTGGGAGGAAAAAGGTTGGTATGGAGGGGTCAACGTATGGAATGGCTTTAGTCTGGATGAAGAGCGAGGCTGGGTATTTCTGGCTACCGGTTCCCCTTCTTATGACTTTTATGGGGCCAACCGTAAGGGAGAAAATCTGTATGGCAACAGTGTTATTGCAGTAGAGGCTGCTACCGGTAAATATGTCTGGCATTATCAGGTAGTACATCACGATCTGCTGGATTATGACCTGCCCTGTGCCCCCAGTCTGGTGACCATTACGCTGGATGACCAGGAAGTAGAGGCGGTAGTGCAGCCTACCAAGATGGGCTATCTGGTGGTGCTGGATAGAGAAACGGGCAAACCACTCTTTGAAATGGAAGAACAGCCGGTACCTGCCTCAGACATACCGGGAGAAGAGGCCTGGCCTACGCAGCCTTATCCTAAGACCGGCTTTTATACCCGTCAGAATTTGACCAAAGATGACCTGAGAACATTTTCTACCGGCACCAATGAAGATCCTGAAGAAGAATACGCCAAATACCGCTACGAAGGCCGCTTTACCCCTCCCAGCATAGAAGGAAGCCTGGCAATGCCCAGCACATTGGGAGGAGGCTTATGGGGCGGTGCTTCAGTTGATCCGCGGACGCAGACTTTGTACATCAATGCCAACGAAATGGCTTCTATCAATAAGGTGCGTCCGGTGACTGTACATGAAGAAGTAGGGGTGATGGACGATCAGACCGATGCTGAGCCGGATGTAGCACTGGGGCAAACGCTCTATGAGCTGAACTGCTCAGCCTGCCATGGTGTAGACCGCAAAGGCATACCTCCTGCTTTTCCTTCCCTGATGGAAGTAGGTGACAGGCATGCTACAGACAAGATTGCCGGCATTATCAGGAATGGCAATGGGGCGATGCCCGCCTTCAGCCAGTTTTCAGACAGAGAGTTATCTTCTATGGTCATGTTTCTGGAACAAGGAGAGGATGTGATACAAAGTACCCGCTTATCTTCTACAGAAAATAAAGGACAACGCTATGTGATTGCGGGTTACGGCAAATTTCTGGACAAAAAAGGCTATCCTTTTACTGCGCCACCCTGGGGCAGCCTCAATGCCATAGACCTGCATACCGGAGAACTAAAATGGAGAGTCCCATTGGGCGAGGTAGAAGAGCTTACACAGCAGGGCATACCCATTACCGGAACCCGTAATTTCGGTGGATGTATCAGCACGTCAGGAGGTCTGGTGTTTGTGGCCGCTTCTACCGATGAAAAGATACGGGCCTTTGATGCTGAAAGCGGAGAAGAGCTGTGGGAAGCCGAACTTCCTGCCGGAGGCTATGCCGTACCGGCTACTTACATGGTAGATGGCAGGCAGTATGTGGTGATTGCTGCCGGAGGAGGAGGAAGAGGAGGCACCCCCACCGCTGATGCTTACGTGGCTTTTGCACTGCCGGAAGAGTAG
- a CDS encoding RDD family protein gives MDTLSSSSVKMFYPSLVKRLQAMMVDFLILLSLFSLISLMIGEIGEVAPWVRASIFLGIICLYEPLLVAFTGGTLGHKLFHIRIVSADDSQRNISFIKAVIRILIKSALGWISFLTVTANAQKQAIHDMASGSLVIIR, from the coding sequence ATGGACACCTTATCTTCTTCTTCAGTAAAAATGTTTTACCCCTCTCTGGTAAAGCGACTTCAGGCCATGATGGTAGATTTTCTTATCCTTTTGAGTTTATTTTCACTCATCAGTTTGATGATTGGAGAAATAGGAGAGGTCGCTCCCTGGGTAAGAGCCAGCATCTTTTTGGGAATCATCTGCCTGTATGAGCCTTTGCTGGTGGCTTTCACTGGTGGAACTTTGGGACATAAATTGTTCCATATAAGAATCGTCAGTGCCGATGATTCGCAGCGAAACATTTCCTTCATCAAAGCGGTCATCAGAATTCTAATCAAGTCAGCACTGGGTTGGATATCTTTTCTTACAGTAACTGCTAATGCTCAAAAGCAGGCGATTCACGACATGGCTTCCGGTTCACTTGTTATTATCAGATAG
- a CDS encoding NADase-type glycan-binding domain-containing protein, with amino-acid sequence MSKYIAFLFMLLGPLAFGQVQQLYPSSIYTFPDIHPDTIARKQRDIAMHEKISAKMQNGKLTYQQLSAAEKKIYGDEILLSEGPFYTGPLGCSWYCATGPERINASSELDSSRVANYVASNMHDFDLQTAWVEGKKDEGKGEFITFEFNLQSRLKLTTLVIFNGYSKSLKHWQENGRVKQMDMYLNDSLMYTLHLQDTYRGQVFQIEDIDGDDGEKQIIRLKIKEIYEGSRYQDIAISEINFDGTGDH; translated from the coding sequence ATGTCAAAATATATCGCCTTTCTTTTCATGCTATTGGGTCCGTTAGCTTTTGGACAGGTACAACAACTTTATCCTTCTTCCATATATACCTTCCCGGACATACATCCTGATACCATTGCTCGCAAGCAAAGAGATATTGCAATGCACGAAAAGATTTCAGCAAAAATGCAAAATGGTAAACTTACTTATCAACAACTTAGTGCTGCGGAGAAGAAAATATATGGAGACGAAATACTTTTATCCGAGGGTCCATTTTACACCGGGCCTTTAGGGTGCAGTTGGTATTGTGCTACCGGTCCTGAACGGATCAATGCCAGTTCGGAATTGGATTCCAGCAGGGTAGCCAATTATGTAGCCAGCAACATGCACGATTTTGATCTGCAAACAGCCTGGGTAGAAGGAAAAAAGGATGAAGGAAAGGGAGAATTCATTACTTTTGAATTCAACCTGCAAAGCAGATTAAAACTGACGACACTAGTCATCTTTAATGGGTATAGTAAAAGCCTGAAACATTGGCAGGAAAATGGTCGGGTAAAGCAGATGGATATGTACCTCAATGACAGTCTGATGTATACTCTGCATTTGCAGGATACCTATAGAGGCCAAGTGTTCCAAATTGAAGATATAGACGGAGACGATGGCGAAAAGCAAATTATCCGATTAAAGATCAAAGAAATTTATGAGGGGAGTAGATATCAGGATATAGCCATTTCGGAAATCAATTTTGATGGTACGGGAGATCATTAA
- a CDS encoding DUF1684 domain-containing protein, with product MKKKLLATVFILVKFTLLQAQSSETYEKEIIAFQHELNEEYADPQKSPLKPEALSSFTALPFFPVDEKYRLEAKFVRTPNSKPFRMKTSGIKRPIYEKYGEVHFELQGETYQLNVYQNHELRETEAYQDYLFIPFTDLSSADETYGGGRYLDLRIPEGDSLVIDFNKAYNPYCAYNEKYSCPIPPQENNLPITIRAGVKME from the coding sequence ATGAAAAAGAAACTACTTGCTACCGTTTTTATACTTGTAAAGTTTACCCTGTTACAGGCTCAAAGCAGCGAAACCTACGAAAAGGAGATCATTGCATTTCAGCATGAACTCAATGAAGAGTATGCTGATCCCCAAAAGTCACCCCTCAAGCCGGAAGCCTTATCTTCTTTTACTGCGCTGCCCTTCTTTCCCGTAGACGAGAAGTACAGGCTGGAGGCTAAGTTTGTTCGTACCCCCAATTCAAAGCCTTTCAGGATGAAAACTTCAGGTATAAAAAGGCCTATCTATGAAAAGTATGGAGAAGTACATTTTGAACTGCAAGGTGAAACGTATCAGCTCAATGTCTACCAGAACCATGAACTGCGGGAAACAGAGGCATATCAGGACTATCTCTTCATTCCTTTTACTGACCTGAGTAGCGCGGATGAAACCTACGGAGGAGGTCGTTACCTGGACCTCAGGATTCCTGAAGGGGATAGCCTTGTCATTGACTTCAACAAAGCCTATAATCCTTACTGTGCTTACAATGAAAAATACTCCTGCCCCATACCGCCCCAGGAAAATAACCTTCCGATTACCATCCGGGCAGGCGTGAAAATGGAATAA
- a CDS encoding SDR family NAD(P)-dependent oxidoreductase — protein sequence MTFFPNRFKNRVALISGAADGLGKAIAHRLGTEGASLALFDWNEEKLQKTCEELLSKNISAKAYTVDVSVEEQVIEGINQVEKDFHKMDVLVHSAGIVGPTSTKITSYSTEEFDRIYAINLRGTFLMTKYTLQKMEQKQYGRVLLIASMAGKEGNPGMIGYSAMKAGVIGIVKALGKEYATAGIAVNGLAPAVIRTAMNADTAPDQLAFMTAKIPMGRLGEPEEVAAMSSFIVSEENSFSTGFLYDISGGRATY from the coding sequence ATGACATTTTTTCCCAACAGATTCAAAAACCGGGTAGCACTCATTAGCGGTGCCGCTGATGGATTAGGCAAAGCTATCGCCCACAGGCTAGGTACAGAAGGCGCCTCACTGGCGCTCTTTGACTGGAATGAAGAGAAGCTACAAAAAACCTGTGAAGAACTCCTTTCCAAGAATATTTCTGCCAAAGCTTATACAGTGGATGTTTCGGTGGAGGAACAGGTAATAGAAGGTATCAATCAGGTGGAGAAAGATTTTCATAAAATGGATGTACTGGTACATTCAGCAGGCATTGTAGGACCTACCAGTACCAAAATCACCTCCTATTCCACGGAAGAATTTGACCGTATCTATGCCATCAACCTGAGGGGGACCTTCCTCATGACCAAGTATACTTTGCAGAAGATGGAACAGAAGCAATACGGAAGGGTACTGCTCATTGCTTCTATGGCTGGTAAAGAAGGTAATCCTGGTATGATAGGCTATTCCGCTATGAAAGCCGGTGTAATAGGCATCGTAAAAGCCCTGGGAAAAGAATATGCTACTGCCGGTATTGCGGTTAATGGACTTGCGCCTGCGGTGATCCGGACAGCTATGAACGCTGATACTGCACCGGATCAACTGGCTTTTATGACTGCTAAAATTCCTATGGGAAGATTGGGAGAACCGGAGGAAGTAGCAGCGATGTCCAGCTTTATTGTATCGGAAGAGAATAGCTTCTCTACCGGGTTCCTGTATGACATCTCCGGTGGTAGAGCGACTTATTAG
- a CDS encoding GntP family permease, translated as MLTLLFILLAFAFIIIAIIKFEIHPFLALFVGAIFYGLLAGMPAALIIQSISEGFGGVLGSIGLLILFGVIIGTFLEKTGGAFIIAQKILAWIGEKSVMLAMMVTGYILSIPVFGDSTFIMLNPINKSLSFKGKLPYAATTIALTLGVTASHSLVPPTPGPIAAAGILEADLGMVILWGFIISSVSLIPCFFYAKYFTSRIKLIPQFAEVEKTTEIKKYPSIGKAFLPIIVPLLLIVLASIANYPTHPFGENAFTSLLLFVGSPVIALLLGTFLSFTLPAKFDKKLLSASGWFGEAILIAAPVIFITGAGGVFGKMLQNSGIADIVSGNIQAGSLSLLLPFLMALALKSAQGSSTVALVTTASIIAPLLPTLGLDSETSKVFTVLAIGAGATAISHANDSFFWAMTQLTGMNVKQGYMSHSIGTFILACTAITLIFIISSFF; from the coding sequence ATGCTCACTCTTCTGTTTATTTTGTTAGCCTTTGCTTTCATTATCATTGCCATCATCAAATTTGAAATTCATCCTTTTCTGGCTCTTTTTGTGGGAGCCATTTTCTATGGTCTGCTGGCGGGTATGCCTGCCGCACTCATCATCCAATCCATCTCTGAAGGCTTTGGAGGGGTACTGGGAAGTATAGGTTTGTTGATCCTGTTTGGCGTAATCATCGGAACATTTTTAGAGAAAACCGGTGGAGCATTTATCATTGCCCAGAAGATACTTGCCTGGATAGGAGAGAAGTCAGTCATGCTTGCCATGATGGTTACCGGCTATATTCTCTCCATCCCGGTGTTTGGTGACAGCACTTTTATCATGCTCAACCCGATCAACAAGTCTTTGTCTTTCAAAGGCAAGCTACCTTATGCGGCTACTACCATTGCGTTGACCTTAGGGGTAACAGCCAGTCATTCACTGGTGCCTCCTACACCCGGGCCCATAGCGGCAGCTGGTATTCTGGAAGCTGATCTCGGGATGGTAATTTTGTGGGGCTTTATCATCAGTTCCGTTTCTTTGATCCCCTGCTTTTTTTACGCCAAGTATTTTACTTCCAGGATTAAGCTCATACCTCAATTTGCGGAAGTGGAAAAAACCACTGAAATCAAAAAGTATCCTTCTATCGGGAAAGCATTTTTACCCATCATCGTTCCTTTGCTGCTCATTGTACTTGCCTCGATAGCCAATTATCCTACCCATCCCTTTGGAGAAAATGCTTTCACCTCACTTTTACTATTTGTCGGTAGCCCGGTGATTGCTTTACTGCTAGGTACTTTTTTGTCTTTTACCCTTCCTGCAAAATTTGACAAAAAACTGTTATCGGCATCAGGATGGTTTGGTGAGGCTATCCTCATTGCTGCCCCAGTGATATTTATTACCGGTGCAGGGGGTGTTTTTGGCAAAATGCTACAAAACTCCGGTATCGCAGACATTGTAAGCGGGAACATACAGGCAGGGAGTTTGAGTTTGTTATTACCTTTCCTGATGGCGTTAGCACTTAAGAGTGCTCAGGGCTCATCTACCGTAGCTTTGGTGACAACAGCCTCTATTATTGCCCCTTTGCTTCCTACCTTAGGATTAGATTCAGAAACTTCCAAAGTATTTACCGTGCTGGCGATTGGAGCAGGTGCTACTGCCATTTCTCATGCCAACGATAGCTTTTTCTGGGCCATGACCCAGTTAACGGGAATGAACGTTAAGCAAGGCTATATGTCACATAGCATCGGTACTTTTATCCTGGCATGTACGGCTATTACTTTGATTTTCATCATCAGTTCTTTTTTCTAG